The genomic stretch AAGATAAATACTATGGCGTACAAATAGTGCTGTTAAACTCAACACGTTGAGGAGAGCCCTgtaaactgcagctgctgtgtaaaACTACTGACAGAGTTAAGTGGAGATACAGACAGTGAAAATGGAGAGACATGAAAGTAATTTTTCATTATACCCTAAATTTTTAAGCACCAAACATCAGCATGTAAATCATTCCCATATGAGTAATATGTGATGAAGAGGACAGGGGTAAAACTGGACAGAACAGCACCTCTAGCTACTGACATGTCTCCTTTAATAACATTTGGTTTCTTGCATAGTTCTTGTGTTGCTTTAGACCTGGATCTCCAAGGCCTTCAGTCAAACTTAACTGCTCAAGCAGTATTCCACTTGAATACCATATGAAGCATAGTAACTTCTCAAATATCTACAGTGTGGGCTGCAGGGGATATCAAGTACCGTAACGCTCCAGGATTCTTGTAAGGTGGTAGCACAGGTAGAGGGTTACTTTATTGTCCAGAGGTATTCATCTGCATTTTCACTGGCCAGTGGGAGTCGCGTGTCTCTGCTGGAACACCTCCAGTTCCTGCTTGTACCAATCAGGAGCCTCTGGGCCATTCTTCCCCGTCAGCCCATGATCGTAGCCATAGGCAACCGTCAGCTCCTCGTCTTTCTGCACGGCCTTCAGTGTTCGGATGCACTTGATTGGCCCAAATCGAGGATGGACAAACCTGTAGAACAACATAAAGCTTTCAAATTCAGACAAGACACAAACCAATCTTGTTTACTTTCAGTCATACTCTGAAACGAGGGTTTGAAATAATTCATCTAAAGAGCAGGGTTATCTGGAAACCTTTCGGAGGCTCACAAATACACTGCACATGGTGTGAGTCCTCGTTTCCCCAAATCTCTACAACAGAGGTGGACAGGCCACAGATAGCACCACCCAGAGCACCACAATGGATGCATTTCTGGGAAATTTGGAACTGGAACTATCCTTTAAGCTAACGTGGGCAAGAAGTCCATGTTGACATCATCTCCTGAAGAAGACTGTGTGATGTGAGTGGAAGCTACTGTTTCGAGAATCAAGAATAAACTTTAAATCTCAAACTTTTCAATcatatttttcttcagtttgtaCTCACGGGTCATATTTGCAGTTGGGGGTGAAGGAGTGGTTCGCTTTGTGACCCAGAGAGGCACAGTATCTCTCTGTCTGGTCAAATGGCTGAGGGACATCGATCACAGTGTCCTCATCCAGGGAGATTGTGTTTCCATTCATTGCCCAGTCTCTGCTGTCAACCTGAGGAATCCATGTAGtcatgacagacagacaaaaagagagacagacagtttcATTAGTACAAATACTGTAGAAATAACCTCAGACTAAAATCACTGCCTTACAGCTGTATgtctccaccaaccagtccagcTGCAGTTACATAGTGAAAtcttaaaaatctaaaaatgtgttgtgtgaggtcacagtgacctctgacctctgaccaccaaaatctaatcagttcatctttaagTCCAAGTAAACACTGGTGCCAGATTTGAAGAAAAAGTGCTACTGAAATATCATGTTCATGAAAATGGAACAGATGGAtagacaacctgaaaacatgatGACATACAAACCAATGATATGTAAAGGGTatcaaaaatgtaacattttctcattcatCCTTTACTTTAAGCTGactatttcaaccatttattcatgttttcagttgTCCACTTTAACTGttattcattacttttagctaacaaTTTTAACTTCTGTTTGCCTGCTGACTAGTTTATTCACATTTGCAACACATGGTGTTCAGGTGTCCCACCTGAATGAATAAGGATCTTTTTATTATTCAGCAATTTTAGTTTTGTCAAATTACTTTACTTACTCTACAATCCTCCAGCATACCTGCAGAGGTACCCCTAGTGGATTCCTACACGATACAGTGATGTCTTTCTTGACATGCTCTGTGTGTCATACCTCAGAGTGTGTGATGCGTACTCCGTTATAAAAAGCCATCACAGTGTCCATTTCAGCATCTGTCTTAGCGAACAAGCCCTTTCCTGCTCCTTTAATCATAGAGTCTGCCACAAACACcctgacaacagaaacaataTGGTGACAGTGTGATGAACAGTCCTGACATGACTACAGAATTGCTCTGTAATGATCAGGATAGGGGCATGAACACAGGTGACCCACCTTTGGCTCTCATAGGGATCAGGAAGCAGAGCATGGGTGGCGATACAGGTGGATGTGGACTTGTCGTATGAGTACACAGGACCTTAAAAACAGattatgttgttttaatgtttccatAAATGCCTCCCTCCATTAAATACAATATACATAAACCAGAACCACAGAACAGCCTGACTGAAATGACAGTGTGACTCATCCAGTTTCCAGTGTTCACACCATGATGTCACCATCAACATCCTAAATGTAGTACACCATGATGCAGACCAGCAATAAATtagtcaattaactgattagtcGATCAAAGAACATAATGGGCAATGGTTTTGAAAATTGATTACGtatttgagtcatttttcaagaaGAGTACTTGTAATTCGATAGTGTCAGCCTCTGAAATGAGCTCCCTGTCTTATGTTATAGGTGAATGAcatatttagttgttttttagCTGGACTATTATAGTGGGGCCAGCTCTAGAAGCACAAATGGCCTtgactgactgagtgagtgagtgagtgatagAGTTGGTTAGCCGGCTGTCATGAAGTTACACCATTGGTTGGCTGTTGGGACTTTTCCCATTCGCTGTCgctctgtcaaaatgatttggtGCAAACAGTTTCTATTACACCATCAGGGGGTGTGACTGGTTTCTGTTTGCCCTCAGCTCTGGTGTCAAGTGTTTGCAAAGCTCTGTGTCACATGAACGCACACCGCTAACAGCCAACTTTAACAGTGTTATGGAGAgttaaaactgactgacactgtcagcagcctggcaggaaaaatatatgtgtatgtgaatcgtccccctgcagcaaacacattaaaatgaaccTTCCTTCtaatgttaatgcactgttactttttatttcatccacCCCTCAGTTCAGACACAGCCCATGTTTTGATTGTATGATGAAGACTGTCTGGTTTAAAAAGCAGCATGTGGTGTCAATAAGAAATACGGAAGTATACAGTGAGGAGATTCTATttccatttgtgtttttatattgaaCATTAAGTTGTGTTAGTTAAATGCTCTTACAATGTGGAAGACACACAGGATGCATGTATGATTATCTGGCTAGGAAAACAACAATGTAATCTAATGACAGTCTTCATCAGAAAATCGAAGCATCTAAATATTACATGGATTCAGCCAGCCAGATTTAGAGCACGTGACCTGGGCCAAACGTTCCTGGAGGAtgaaaatctctctctcacacacttggACTCATCCCTGCCAGcgtttgcagttttgtttgacttttgttttgctttcactttaCAGCACCTCACATCCCATCATGCTCACACATTCACGTCCATCACTGATGTTACCGACTGAAACACTTCATACTTTAACTTTACTGTCATCCATTGTGTCCATTTCCATATTTATCATTAACAACTCACACTACAGAAAGATGTCAAGATGTTCTAAGATGAACATcttggaaaacaaagaaaacaatgctgAATAGATCCAATAACTTTTGAAGCTTATGTCACCTAAAACTAGCACTGGCTGAAGGTGACATCTGTGCTTACTGTTTGGTGTGACTTCGAAGCGTGGCCTTCCACTCTCATTGGAGATCAGGCTGGCGAGACGAGCCTCGATAAGCTCCCCGTCCACAAAGCTTCCAAAGAGAGCTGTGTGTCCGTCTGGGTAGATGTATGCTACAGATTCACCGGTCATCTCACCGTCCTCATTCACCTCTCCAAACACACAGCCCCCATCCTAGATGCACCACAGTACACACcaacatacacaaaaaacacagtgaaagacTGTACATTTACTTTATGTCTGTGCTCTGTATGTGTGGATTTCATGAGCTGATTGTTTCTTGTTATTAATAAAGCTTTCAAGAACATTTAGTGCCATACAAAACTCCTAATGGTAAGAGAAATATTTCCTAAACATGGCCACAGAAGTGCCTGAACACATGTAATCAAAGGCAGTGTGTTGTGATGAGTAGCAAGCTGACTCACAGGGTAGTAGACCCAGCACTCCCCACAGCGGTTGTTGTCTTTATACTGGCCCTTGAACACCAGGCGGCCCTCTCCATCGAACTCCTGAGCAAGCCCATTGAGCTCACCATCCACATACGTCCCATGGAGGACTCCACCATCTTCATATGTGTACACCCCCTGGCCCTGCAGAGCATCATCTACATAGAAACCCTCCAGGGTACTgtagagagaggaaagaaagatggCTGCAGTGAAAATTTCTGGATTAAAATGGAATTATTGGTGTGTATATAAACACATTAAGAGAGAGAAGTTTACATTTATTGAGAAAAAAGTTGgtattctaaaaaaaaagaaggtaaaaacaagaaaaaaagctgaaatattttGAGGATCAAGTCATAATATTCTGAGATTAAAGAGGCAATAGTTTGAGAAAGAGCAAATGTCTAATGTTCTGATTGGACTGATTAGGTTGTCTTTAGCATTAGTCTGTACCAGTTACTATTGGTCCTTGTGTTTGGACTGTGACGTCACTATTCTGCGATTGGTACACAGCTGTGGTTTGTCTCTTTGGGCTACGTCACCTCTTCCACCCTCATTTGGTGATAGGACTAACACAGTTACCAATTAGCCTGCTGCATTCACTGAAAAGCTTCAGTAAGAGGCTGTAGGAGACATACACCATGCAAAGATACATTTAAAGATGTAAAGGAATTGTTTTCAGAAAGATGTATGAGTTCAGAGTTTTACATGTGAGAAGCCTTCAATGATGAGAATGTAGTAGTTGCCATAATGAATATACACTCagtgagcactttattaggatTCCCACACTAACACTGGGTAGTTCCTCTCTTTGCTGTggattcctccagatgttggaaactttcctctgacattctgctccatgtttaacatttaactaCACTGTGCTGCGCTGTGTAATGATAGAACCCTTAGAGTAAGACTCTTGATATGCCTGGGCCTGGGTCTACCTAACTTCAGATATTACTTCTGGGCAGCTCAGGTCAGTATTGTGGTGACATGAATTAGGAACAATGCAAGGATCAGATGGGTCCAGATAGAGACCCCAGAGATATCTTTATCTATTCTTTCATGAATAAAAAGTAAACTTAAAGCATGAATGGATCAGACATACACTTCCTCTCACAGTTCCTCTCTTTGCTGTggattcctccagatgttggaaactttcctctgagattctgctccatgttgacatgatgcatcacatcatttctgctaaGTTGTCAGCTGTACATTCATGTTGCTAAGCTCCTGTTCTACCATCCCAGAgatgttctactggattcagatctggagactggggaggtcactgaagttcacagAACTCACTGAGACgtggagcattatcctgctgaaagtagccattagaagatggtaaactgtggccataaagggatgaacatggtcagcaacaacactcagaCTGTGTcattgattggtattaagggcccaaagtgagtcaagaaaacattctccacaccattacactatcaccagcagcctggactTTTGGcagacacaaggcaggttggctCCATGGAGTCATGCTGTTGAgaccaaattctgaccctaccatctgctgtGTCAGCAGAAATCTAGATCCATCAGACCAAGCTATGTGTTTAAATAAGCTTTTAGTGCAGTTTGTTAAAAATACACCATGCTGATTAACAGTCTCCTGTCTTATCTATACATTACCTTCCATCAAAGAAGAAGAACTTTCCCTTGCCATTCTTCTCTCCATGGGTGAAGTGTCCTTCAAAACGATCACTGGATGAGTAGGTCACTGTGCAGAAACCATGTGGCTGACCATCATCATCCAACGGACCtgaacgaacacacacacacacacacacacacacacacacacacacacacacacacacacacagagagagagagagagagagagagagagagagagagaagagaagagaagagaagagagagagagagagagagagagagagagagagagagagagcagggttAAGTCTGGTGATTTGACCCAACATGGCTCCTCACCGGTGACTTAACCAAACAATACACTGAAAATACTCTCTAGAGCAGGGAGTGAGGGTACTGTACAGTCAGGTAATAATTCTCTGAGGGTTCATGTTAgactcctttcacattacacatcatTTGATCTATCACTAATAAAAAATATGGATTGTTTTCAATATTTGAGGAAATGGAAGCATAGTGTCTAAATATTCAAAAGATATTCTCATGttagcatttaaaaacattcagagcCCTGTTCATTAATCACGTCAGTAAAAAAGGTTATTAGTTACTTCATTCACATACACAGGGAAACCTCTGAACCCGCAGTAGTTAAAGATGTTGTGAGCTCTGCCCACTGAAGCTGATTCTTCCCGAGATTACGGTGTTTGAATGCCTCAGTCATCTGTGTCTGTCCCTCCCCAGAGAAGCAGGGGAATCAGTGCTGTAGTTAATCAAGAGTTCGGTTTTCAAACAATTTTCATGAATTCAGTTCTTCTAAGATGCACAACACTTCTGTGTTTATTCGCGGTCTAAGCGCTCACGTCTGTGCGATACAAAGTACCACACCACACGACACCTatctgtgtgttacagtgttgcTAATGATCAGACATCCAGCACACGTGAATGTGAAAAACTACAGTATAACCTTATCTGTTACTTTATCATTCCTGACAGGTCCAACATTTCCAGCAGCCACTGACAGCGGGACACAGACATCACCCATGCCGCCCTCAGTCGCCTGTCAGACGGGTTTCCTGCTGAAATCAAGTCCCTGGTTCTCTGAGTTACCGAGCGGGCCCACCGTGACACTGACTCATGGAGATTTAACAGAGAACTGATATCACAGCCTCACACAGCTGAGAAATGAAGCACTTAGATTAAAGTCTCGTTATCTccagacactcacacactacGGTGCTGCTTACCTTCCACAACCTCCTCTAAATTTTCCTCATCGCTGTCCATGCTGCTGGAGGACCACACCACAGCTCTGCCTGT from Lates calcarifer isolate ASB-BC8 unplaced genomic scaffold, TLL_Latcal_v3 _unitig_5673_quiver_385, whole genome shotgun sequence encodes the following:
- the setd7 gene encoding histone-lysine N-methyltransferase SETD7, with the translated sequence MDSDEENLEEVVEGPLDDDGQPHGFCTVTYSSSDRFEGHFTHGEKNGKGKFFFFDGSTLEGFYVDDALQGQGVYTYEDGGVLHGTYVDGELNGLAQEFDGEGRLVFKGQYKDNNRCGECWVYYPDGGCVFGEVNEDGEMTGESVAYIYPDGHTALFGSFVDGELIEARLASLISNESGRPRFEVTPNSPVYSYDKSTSTCIATHALLPDPYESQRVFVADSMIKGAGKGLFAKTDAEMDTVMAFYNGVRITHSEVDSRDWAMNGNTISLDEDTVIDVPQPFDQTERYCASLGHKANHSFTPNCKYDPFVHPRFGPIKCIRTLKAVQKDEELTVAYGYDHGLTGKNGPEAPDWYKQELEVFQQRHATPTGQ